A window from uncultured Desulfobacter sp. encodes these proteins:
- a CDS encoding CoA-acylating methylmalonate-semialdehyde dehydrogenase: MSLPKIKNYIDGEWVDSNSNRTADICNPALGEPIAVVPYGTKQDVDLAVTAAKNAFKEWKETPPLSRARYLFRLKEAFEDEFEDIARVLTTEQGKAIDEARGEVRRMIENVEHATGVTTMMTGYCLEDIAKGIDSSLYRQPMGVFGCIAPYNFPAMVPWWFLPYALVSGNTYVLKPSEQVPMTQNRIFEIIDDVGFPEGVVNMVNGSKDVVNAMLDHPDIEGISFVGSTPTARYIYERCGATGKRVQALGGAKNIVAVMPDANIDDGMPSLITSFFGCAGQRCLSGSILAPVGDKGFADAFIDKFVAAARAMPVGDGLDEKNAMGPVISQAHRKRISEYIERGIQEGADLILDGRDFTVDSYPNGFFVGPTIFDNVMPDMTIAREEIFGPVVSIVRTPTLDDVIELINTRDFANAACIYTQNAAAVRKLRVEASPGMIGVNIGIAAPMSFFPFGGSQHSMFGDIKGHGREIFQFFTDTKVVIERYF; the protein is encoded by the coding sequence ATGAGTCTGCCAAAAATTAAAAATTACATTGATGGGGAATGGGTTGATTCCAACAGCAACCGGACCGCAGATATCTGCAACCCTGCCCTGGGGGAACCGATTGCGGTGGTGCCATACGGGACAAAGCAGGATGTGGACTTGGCCGTAACCGCAGCAAAAAACGCATTCAAAGAGTGGAAAGAGACCCCGCCGCTCAGCCGGGCCAGGTATCTGTTCCGCCTCAAAGAGGCGTTCGAAGATGAATTTGAGGACATTGCCCGGGTGCTGACCACGGAACAGGGCAAAGCCATTGACGAAGCCCGGGGTGAAGTGCGCCGGATGATTGAAAATGTGGAACATGCCACCGGCGTGACCACCATGATGACCGGGTACTGCCTGGAGGATATCGCCAAAGGCATTGATTCCTCCCTTTACCGCCAGCCCATGGGGGTGTTTGGATGTATTGCGCCCTATAATTTTCCTGCCATGGTTCCCTGGTGGTTTTTGCCCTATGCCCTGGTGAGCGGCAACACCTATGTACTAAAACCGTCCGAACAGGTCCCCATGACCCAGAACCGGATCTTTGAGATCATTGATGATGTGGGATTTCCCGAGGGCGTTGTCAACATGGTGAACGGCTCAAAGGATGTGGTCAATGCCATGTTGGACCACCCGGACATTGAAGGGATCTCTTTTGTGGGCTCCACCCCCACGGCCAGATATATCTATGAACGGTGCGGGGCCACGGGTAAACGGGTTCAGGCCCTGGGCGGCGCCAAAAACATTGTTGCCGTCATGCCCGATGCCAATATAGATGACGGCATGCCCTCTTTGATTACCTCCTTTTTCGGCTGCGCCGGCCAGCGGTGTCTGTCGGGTTCCATCCTGGCGCCTGTGGGAGACAAAGGGTTTGCGGACGCATTCATCGACAAATTTGTTGCCGCCGCAAGGGCCATGCCGGTGGGCGACGGGCTGGATGAAAAAAACGCCATGGGTCCTGTGATCAGCCAGGCCCACCGGAAACGCATTTCGGAATACATTGAACGAGGCATTCAGGAAGGGGCCGATCTTATTTTGGATGGCCGTGACTTTACCGTAGACAGCTATCCCAACGGCTTTTTTGTGGGCCCCACCATCTTTGACAATGTGATGCCGGATATGACCATTGCACGCGAAGAGATCTTTGGGCCTGTAGTCAGCATTGTGCGCACCCCGACCCTGGATGATGTGATCGAACTGATCAACACCCGGGATTTTGCAAATGCTGCCTGCATTTACACCCAGAATGCCGCAGCCGTCAGAAAGCTTCGCGTTGAGGCCAGTCCCGGCATGATCGGCGTTAACATCGGCATTGCCGCCCCCATGAGTTTCTTTCCCTTTGGGGGCTCGCAACACTCCATGTTCGGAGACATCAAAGGCCATGGCCGGGAGATCTTCCAGTTTTTCACCGATACCAAAGTGGTCATTGAACGCTATTTTTAG
- a CDS encoding Lrp/AsnC family transcriptional regulator — translation MKKDRPLDRIDREIIKLLQNDGRISNTDMAKAIDVSEATVRTRLSRLIDDEIIQIVAVSNPLRLGFNVVGHLRIHVDIGRIDPVAQQLKQIPALWFIVKTSGASTGIDAEFNVESMADLNDLVLNQVGTVPGVTSVETTLTLDFVKRRYNWGTGFDN, via the coding sequence GTGAAAAAAGATAGGCCCCTTGATCGGATTGATCGTGAAATTATAAAACTGCTTCAAAACGACGGACGAATATCCAACACAGATATGGCAAAAGCCATTGATGTTTCCGAAGCCACCGTTCGAACCCGTTTGAGCAGACTGATCGATGATGAAATTATTCAAATTGTGGCCGTGAGCAATCCGCTCAGGCTTGGATTCAACGTGGTCGGCCACCTGCGAATTCATGTGGATATCGGCCGGATTGATCCGGTGGCCCAGCAGCTTAAACAGATCCCGGCCTTATGGTTTATTGTTAAAACCAGCGGCGCATCCACCGGCATTGATGCCGAATTTAACGTGGAATCCATGGCCGATCTCAACGACCTGGTGTTAAATCAAGTGGGAACTGTTCCCGGTGTAACGTCCGTGGAGACCACCCTGACCCTTGATTTTGTCAAAAGGCGGTATAACTGGGGAACCGGGTTCGATAATTGA
- a CDS encoding transposase, with protein MIEMLLERPLPFIENYLECINQELMKKNPNYVLSKKQKLWLSFCLSGVLLTNSICWKRFERISLGKFRFSALSWMFRNSKISFDRLLQQSTCNILKHYGIKDGVICIDDVDRGRSKSTKKIFKVHKLKDKLTGGFLDGQCIVFLFLVTPVASFPVGFEFYHPDPLWKAWKKKDDRLKKKKIPKKKRPKEPQRNPEYPTKVQLALELLNIFHKKHPDIEIKAILADGLYGHAEFVDGSSLIFGGAQTITKMKYNQNVRFKNRIISVQKFFESYPLIPQKVSVRGKEDIEIFISSARLYVPSHNAKRFVIAIQYPDEKKPRYLLASDLSWRTLDIVQAYFFRWLIEVFFEDWKGHEGWGKLSKHTGEDGSRSSLILSLLLDHALFFHHHQKARLENKLPAWSVGSLSQRIHTEALVQFVQDFCGNEINEQKLHKLKERIDNIIPFNPSTKHMSSRTFPQMKPSPSLERFRKKVA; from the coding sequence ATGATAGAGATGCTCCTCGAACGACCGCTGCCCTTTATTGAAAACTATCTTGAATGCATAAATCAAGAATTGATGAAAAAGAACCCCAATTATGTGCTATCCAAAAAGCAAAAACTGTGGCTAAGCTTTTGTTTAAGTGGTGTTCTGTTAACCAACAGTATTTGCTGGAAACGATTTGAACGAATCAGTTTGGGGAAATTCCGTTTTTCAGCTCTTTCCTGGATGTTCCGCAATTCAAAAATCAGCTTCGATCGCTTACTGCAACAGAGTACGTGTAATATTCTGAAGCATTATGGCATCAAGGACGGGGTTATTTGCATAGACGATGTAGACCGTGGTCGATCAAAGTCCACAAAAAAAATATTTAAAGTTCACAAGCTTAAAGACAAACTCACCGGCGGTTTTTTAGACGGGCAATGCATTGTATTTCTATTTTTGGTAACACCAGTGGCTTCTTTTCCCGTGGGCTTTGAATTTTATCACCCGGACCCATTGTGGAAAGCCTGGAAAAAGAAAGATGACCGTCTTAAAAAAAAGAAAATACCGAAGAAAAAGCGGCCCAAGGAGCCACAGAGGAATCCTGAATACCCAACGAAGGTTCAATTGGCTCTTGAGCTTTTGAACATATTTCATAAAAAACATCCGGACATTGAAATCAAAGCAATTTTGGCAGACGGTCTTTATGGGCACGCTGAATTTGTTGATGGCAGTTCCCTTATCTTTGGTGGTGCTCAAACCATCACCAAAATGAAGTATAATCAAAATGTACGGTTTAAAAACCGCATAATTTCAGTACAAAAGTTTTTTGAATCTTATCCTCTGATACCTCAAAAAGTATCGGTTCGAGGGAAAGAAGATATTGAAATTTTTATCTCATCGGCTCGCCTGTATGTGCCGTCTCACAATGCAAAGCGTTTTGTGATCGCCATTCAGTATCCTGATGAGAAAAAACCACGTTATTTGTTAGCCTCTGACTTGAGTTGGAGAACATTGGATATTGTTCAAGCATACTTCTTCCGCTGGTTGATAGAGGTTTTCTTTGAGGACTGGAAAGGTCATGAAGGATGGGGCAAGCTGAGCAAGCATACAGGCGAAGATGGATCTCGGAGTTCCTTGATCCTGAGCCTGCTGTTAGATCATGCATTGTTCTTCCATCATCACCAGAAAGCCCGCCTGGAAAACAAACTTCCTGCATGGAGTGTGGGAAGCCTATCCCAGCGGATTCATACAGAAGCTTTAGTTCAATTTGTCCAGGATTTCTGTGGAAACGAAATCAATGAACAGAAGCTTCATAAGTTAAAAGAACGCATTGATAATATAATTCCTTTCAATCCTTCTACAAAACATATGAGCAGTCGTACTTTTCCTCAAATGAAGCCATCCCCATCTTTGGAGCGCTTCCGAAAAAAAGTGGCCTGA
- a CDS encoding response regulator, translating to MAVKFKKLEHRVITKPVRFKKLVQAMSSALGVREPLREPESTARIDQNFKERKNIRVLLVDDQPINREVAVSHLTSAGYLADEAQNGEEAVMAFKLNPYDLIFMDIQMPVMDGHSATLAIREIESANPDRIRTPIIALTAHAMKGYKEKCIQMGMDDFMTKPLMKSDLYAVIEKWTDLSHQPDADHNCLSGKDVQNKDYARVQEQTSQSSAPPLDMQKVREIWEDDAFILESFSTFLQEIPAMLAEVSAAAAASDANRLASAAHRCKGALLYAGAQKASDISFSLEQLARTKDTAQAGELVSSLEDACQNICRFMQNYLATSEQKN from the coding sequence TTGGCAGTCAAATTTAAAAAACTCGAACATCGAGTTATAACCAAACCGGTGCGGTTTAAAAAATTGGTCCAGGCGATGAGTTCAGCCTTGGGCGTTCGGGAGCCGCTAAGAGAACCAGAGTCCACGGCCCGGATCGATCAAAATTTTAAAGAGAGAAAAAACATTCGCGTCCTTTTGGTGGATGACCAACCCATCAACCGGGAAGTCGCCGTCAGTCACCTGACCTCGGCCGGGTACCTTGCCGATGAAGCCCAGAATGGGGAAGAGGCAGTTATGGCTTTTAAATTGAACCCATATGACCTGATTTTCATGGACATTCAAATGCCTGTGATGGACGGTCATTCAGCGACCCTTGCCATCCGGGAAATTGAAAGCGCAAATCCAGACAGGATACGCACGCCAATAATTGCACTGACTGCCCACGCGATGAAAGGATACAAGGAAAAATGCATTCAGATGGGAATGGACGATTTTATGACAAAGCCCCTAATGAAGTCCGACCTTTACGCTGTCATTGAAAAATGGACAGACTTATCTCACCAGCCGGATGCTGATCACAATTGCCTTTCTGGAAAAGACGTTCAAAATAAGGATTATGCCAGAGTGCAGGAGCAGACATCTCAATCTTCAGCCCCGCCTTTGGACATGCAAAAGGTCAGGGAGATCTGGGAAGACGACGCGTTTATTCTGGAGTCGTTTTCCACTTTTTTACAGGAGATTCCAGCCATGCTCGCAGAGGTGTCTGCTGCAGCGGCTGCCAGTGATGCGAATCGCCTGGCCTCAGCTGCCCATCGGTGCAAAGGTGCGCTGTTGTATGCTGGTGCCCAAAAGGCCTCTGACATATCATTTTCCCTTGAACAACTTGCCCGAACTAAAGACACGGCCCAAGCCGGAGAACTTGTTTCCAGTCTGGAAGACGCGTGTCAAAATATTTGCAGATTCATGCAAAATTACCTCGCCACAAGTGAACAAAAGAATTGA
- a CDS encoding 4Fe-4S binding protein: MFKQWFANWKRRLVQLVSLGVIGEWSFYGIFRCPFAVPYIGCGNCPVIQCPGRNLWMWGWILIGASVLLFGRVFCGWICPGGLVSEILSLGAFFKNKINGLVSRLLNFGKYIVLALSLYLFFVANNPRWAIPIRTGEFFKSVVLTFEHADPIWIYKTLVVLIALGLSILIPMFWCRFFCPTGGALELLSRFSLFGFTMNKKCTSCDQCLKACAPETKPSENNCVQCGDCSDTCKLGAVAWGFRSRSDR; the protein is encoded by the coding sequence ATGTTTAAGCAGTGGTTTGCAAACTGGAAACGGCGTCTGGTGCAATTGGTCTCTTTGGGCGTCATTGGAGAGTGGTCTTTTTACGGCATTTTCCGCTGTCCTTTTGCGGTGCCCTACATCGGGTGCGGCAACTGTCCGGTCATCCAATGCCCGGGTCGAAATCTGTGGATGTGGGGGTGGATATTGATCGGGGCTTCGGTGCTTTTGTTCGGCCGTGTCTTTTGCGGATGGATTTGTCCCGGTGGTCTGGTGTCGGAAATTTTGTCCCTGGGCGCATTTTTTAAAAATAAAATTAACGGACTGGTTTCGCGCCTTTTGAATTTCGGCAAGTACATTGTTTTGGCCCTTTCACTGTATCTTTTCTTCGTGGCCAATAATCCCCGCTGGGCCATCCCCATCCGCACCGGTGAATTCTTTAAATCCGTGGTTCTGACCTTTGAACATGCCGACCCCATCTGGATTTATAAAACCCTTGTCGTATTGATCGCTTTGGGACTCAGTATATTGATACCCATGTTCTGGTGCCGTTTTTTCTGCCCCACCGGCGGAGCACTGGAGCTGCTGTCCCGCTTTTCCCTGTTTGGGTTTACAATGAATAAAAAGTGCACATCCTGTGATCAATGCCTCAAGGCGTGTGCCCCGGAGACAAAGCCTTCCGAGAATAATTGCGTGCAATGCGGTGATTGCTCAGATACTTGTAAATTAGGTGCCGTGGCGTGGGGGTTCAGGTCCCGTTCTGATCGATGA
- a CDS encoding substrate-binding domain-containing protein yields the protein MEKNGLSRRKFLKTGGLALGAGLTAASPGFSQPQAQESLQVWSCGGLAEAFEPANHEFEQLTQAAIVYTGAFAGALGKSLLTGSAKTEVFAPRVLELAQKLKAQGKMLWFKPLCFTKYVVATPKGNPAGIESIKDMGKNGVKTIVTPEASPPGGKASMIILKKAGVADKATANAVLVGDCVQTAVTDLAKGKADAAVIEQRITHLPQFKGKLDILPIPEDFIPPVPVPFTIGIMKWAKNRALAESFVDFILSDNGQAWFHRAGFIPAQSEQGERLIQKYGVMDV from the coding sequence ATGGAAAAGAACGGGTTAAGCCGTCGTAAATTTTTAAAAACAGGGGGCCTCGCATTGGGTGCGGGCCTTACCGCCGCATCACCGGGGTTTTCCCAACCCCAGGCCCAGGAATCCCTTCAGGTGTGGTCCTGCGGAGGCCTTGCCGAGGCCTTTGAGCCGGCAAACCATGAATTTGAACAACTCACCCAAGCCGCCATTGTTTATACCGGCGCCTTTGCCGGTGCATTAGGCAAATCGTTATTGACCGGAAGTGCAAAGACCGAGGTGTTTGCCCCAAGGGTTTTGGAACTGGCCCAAAAACTAAAGGCCCAGGGCAAAATGCTCTGGTTCAAACCCCTGTGTTTTACAAAATATGTGGTGGCCACCCCCAAGGGAAATCCTGCCGGAATAGAATCTATTAAGGATATGGGTAAAAACGGGGTGAAAACCATTGTGACACCGGAGGCCTCTCCTCCGGGCGGAAAAGCCAGCATGATCATCTTAAAAAAAGCAGGCGTTGCAGACAAGGCAACGGCCAATGCCGTATTGGTGGGCGACTGTGTCCAAACAGCCGTCACCGATCTGGCCAAAGGGAAAGCCGATGCCGCCGTCATTGAACAGCGTATAACCCATCTGCCCCAGTTCAAAGGTAAGTTGGATATCCTGCCCATACCCGAAGATTTTATCCCGCCGGTACCTGTTCCCTTTACCATTGGCATAATGAAATGGGCCAAAAACAGAGCGCTCGCAGAAAGCTTTGTGGATTTTATTTTGTCGGACAATGGCCAGGCCTGGTTCCACAGGGCAGGATTTATTCCCGCCCAGTCAGAACAAGGTGAACGGTTAATCCAAAAATACGGAGTGATGGATGTTTAA
- a CDS encoding XRE family transcriptional regulator, which translates to MDEKSISESIKRLRITRQLTLQDLAERTGLTKGYLSKVERSKKAPPYSTLSKIAAGLDIELTSLLSGDASAVKDVRLFISREENRTLIQETDLFAGYDYEPLAEGKPGKNMEPFIIHAPFEINRTYTHEGEENIYVLSGKLEFHYGDGVHILNAGDNIYFDSIVPHVGKSLGRSKAKLMVVIYFYKRR; encoded by the coding sequence ATGGATGAAAAAAGCATATCTGAAAGCATAAAACGTCTGAGGATAACACGGCAACTGACCCTCCAGGATTTAGCAGAGCGCACCGGCTTGACCAAGGGCTACCTGTCCAAGGTGGAACGGTCAAAAAAAGCGCCGCCCTACTCTACCTTGAGCAAGATTGCCGCAGGTCTGGACATTGAGCTGACCTCTCTTCTTTCCGGAGACGCCTCTGCGGTAAAAGACGTCCGCCTCTTTATAAGCAGGGAAGAAAACCGGACCCTGATCCAGGAGACCGATCTGTTTGCAGGATATGACTATGAACCGCTTGCCGAAGGAAAACCCGGCAAAAACATGGAACCGTTTATCATCCATGCCCCCTTTGAGATCAACCGAACCTATACCCACGAGGGGGAAGAGAACATTTATGTTCTAAGCGGCAAGCTTGAATTTCACTACGGAGATGGGGTTCATATTCTCAATGCCGGGGACAACATCTACTTTGACTCCATTGTGCCCCATGTGGGCAAAAGCCTTGGCCGATCAAAGGCAAAACTGATGGTGGTCATCTATTTTTATAAAAGAAGATGA
- a CDS encoding TRAP transporter large permease subunit: protein MILFICVSFFSLLFLGMPIAVILGVTTLSCLVFFTSTPLHIITQQLFNALDNFVLLAIPFFILAGSIMTRGSIAKKLIAFVNSLVGWFPGGLAMAGVLACIFFAAISGSSPATVVAIGSIMIPALVKAGYDEKFSIGLITVSGSLGIVIPPSIPMILYCLVMNVSVSKIFMAGIIPGLLTGAALMTYTFFVAKKNNWRITAKASGSEVLRTAKEGIWALILPVIVLGGIYSGIFTPTEAAAVSVVYALGIELFVYKEFKFSQVTDVCKEGAVLSACLLFILSCAMTFIWLLTAEQIPQQLADIIIQHIHSPWMFLLTVNILFLILGCFMDDVSAMLILAPIFLETLTRYGIDLIHFGVVMVLNIQMGMLTPPFGLNLFVASGITKQPLVKIARGVAPFLVIMLICLTLVTYIPWLSLALPNWLMN, encoded by the coding sequence ATGATTCTGTTCATCTGCGTCTCTTTTTTCTCCCTGCTGTTTTTAGGCATGCCCATTGCCGTCATTCTCGGGGTGACCACCCTGAGCTGCCTGGTATTTTTTACCTCAACCCCGCTGCACATCATCACCCAGCAGCTATTCAACGCCCTGGACAATTTTGTGCTTCTGGCCATCCCCTTTTTTATTCTGGCAGGTTCCATCATGACCCGGGGCAGCATTGCCAAAAAGCTGATCGCCTTTGTAAACTCTCTTGTGGGATGGTTTCCCGGCGGCCTTGCCATGGCAGGGGTGTTGGCCTGCATTTTTTTTGCCGCCATTTCAGGGTCGTCGCCGGCTACAGTGGTGGCCATCGGATCAATCATGATCCCAGCCCTGGTAAAGGCGGGATACGATGAAAAATTTTCCATTGGCCTGATCACGGTGTCAGGGTCACTTGGCATTGTGATTCCACCGTCGATACCCATGATCCTCTACTGCCTGGTCATGAATGTATCGGTATCCAAAATCTTTATGGCCGGTATCATCCCGGGCCTTCTCACGGGCGCAGCCCTGATGACCTACACCTTTTTTGTGGCCAAAAAGAACAATTGGCGGATCACGGCCAAGGCATCCGGATCAGAAGTGCTGCGCACGGCCAAAGAAGGCATCTGGGCCTTGATCCTGCCAGTCATTGTGTTAGGCGGCATCTATTCGGGAATATTTACGCCCACGGAAGCTGCGGCGGTCTCCGTGGTGTATGCCCTGGGCATCGAACTTTTTGTGTATAAAGAATTTAAATTTTCCCAGGTCACAGATGTCTGCAAAGAAGGGGCGGTGCTTTCAGCCTGTCTGCTCTTTATTCTCTCCTGCGCCATGACCTTTATATGGCTGCTCACGGCAGAACAGATCCCCCAGCAGCTGGCAGACATTATAATCCAGCATATTCACAGCCCCTGGATGTTTTTGCTCACCGTAAACATTCTCTTTCTGATTCTGGGCTGTTTTATGGACGATGTGTCGGCCATGTTGATTCTGGCGCCCATATTTCTTGAAACCCTGACCCGGTACGGCATTGACCTGATTCATTTCGGTGTCGTCATGGTGCTCAACATCCAGATGGGCATGCTCACCCCGCCCTTCGGGCTGAACCTGTTTGTGGCGTCGGGCATCACCAAACAGCCGCTGGTAAAAATTGCCCGGGGAGTGGCCCCGTTCCTGGTCATCATGCTCATCTGCCTGACGCTGGTCACCTACATCCCCTGGCTCTCTCTGGCGCTGCCAAACTGGCTGATGAATTAG
- a CDS encoding TRAP transporter small permease: protein MQQIFKFIDRVENFALVWTILILAFIGFIQVITRYVFNFSFPWFEELGRYLGVFIAFLGAAIGVKSGSHFTMDLVVTMLPSSIRWLVNLFCQLLSAGFFFMVAVYSWKIISRMYGYETTSPAMGMPMYTAYLPIPVFSVVIGIRFCIKGIGFIKAAFRGHGTAQANAADPREVK, encoded by the coding sequence TTGCAGCAGATTTTCAAATTCATTGACCGTGTGGAAAACTTTGCCCTGGTCTGGACCATTTTGATCCTGGCGTTCATCGGATTTATCCAGGTCATTACTCGGTATGTTTTTAACTTCAGTTTTCCCTGGTTCGAGGAACTCGGGCGTTATCTGGGTGTATTTATCGCCTTTCTCGGAGCCGCCATCGGCGTTAAAAGCGGATCCCACTTCACCATGGATCTTGTGGTCACCATGCTGCCGTCATCCATCAGGTGGCTGGTCAACCTGTTTTGCCAGCTGTTAAGCGCAGGGTTCTTTTTCATGGTGGCCGTCTACTCCTGGAAAATCATCTCCCGGATGTACGGATATGAAACCACATCCCCTGCCATGGGGATGCCCATGTACACTGCCTACCTGCCCATCCCTGTATTTTCGGTGGTGATCGGCATACGGTTCTGCATCAAGGGTATTGGATTTATCAAAGCAGCATTCAGAGGCCACGGCACGGCCCAAGCCAATGCAGCAGATCCCAGAGAGGTGAAATAA
- the dctP gene encoding TRAP transporter substrate-binding protein DctP, producing MTPPQIFRLRARTIKTARVATLVLIASLILSGPAIADTVKFGHIAPQFHGLNAGAKVFADYVREKTNGKIDIQVFPMGQLGSERSMAEQVQSGTLQIASLTTAVLQNFEPQCAVLDMPFIFPNRATAYATLDDPAVRKKIFSAFPKKGFIAIGWMENDIRDFSNTKRPIRTPEDIKGLKIRVMNSPAYLDTFEQLGATAVGIPFPEMYNALQTGVIDAQENPLITAILTKVTEVTKYVTMTQHCMTACVTVIGVDYWESLSQKEQEIFRQAAELAMVENRVVNARMKESLPKIGISIADYAKQEHLEVIELTPEERNRFREAMVPVWNKYRKKIGDDIFDFMLERIEANHQ from the coding sequence ATGACCCCCCCCCAAATTTTTCGCCTTCGTGCACGGACAATTAAAACGGCACGTGTGGCGACACTGGTCCTCATAGCAAGCCTTATCCTCTCGGGTCCGGCCATTGCCGATACTGTAAAATTCGGCCATATTGCCCCCCAGTTTCACGGCCTGAATGCAGGAGCCAAAGTGTTTGCCGACTATGTCCGTGAGAAGACCAATGGCAAAATCGACATCCAAGTGTTTCCCATGGGGCAACTGGGCAGCGAACGGTCCATGGCCGAACAGGTCCAGTCCGGGACGCTTCAAATTGCGTCATTAACCACGGCCGTACTTCAAAATTTCGAACCCCAGTGTGCCGTTTTGGATATGCCGTTCATCTTTCCCAACCGGGCCACCGCCTATGCCACCCTTGATGATCCGGCCGTCCGCAAAAAAATATTTTCGGCGTTTCCCAAAAAGGGATTCATTGCCATCGGCTGGATGGAAAATGATATCAGGGATTTTTCCAACACCAAGCGGCCCATCCGCACCCCCGAAGATATCAAAGGCCTTAAAATCCGGGTAATGAACTCCCCGGCTTACCTGGACACCTTTGAACAACTGGGCGCAACCGCCGTGGGCATTCCCTTTCCCGAAATGTACAACGCCCTTCAGACAGGCGTCATTGACGCCCAGGAAAACCCATTAATCACCGCCATTCTCACCAAGGTGACCGAAGTGACGAAATATGTGACCATGACCCAGCACTGCATGACCGCATGTGTCACTGTGATCGGTGTGGACTACTGGGAAAGCCTCTCTCAAAAGGAACAGGAGATTTTCAGACAGGCGGCGGAGCTTGCCATGGTTGAAAACCGGGTGGTCAACGCCCGCATGAAAGAATCCCTTCCCAAGATCGGTATCTCCATTGCAGACTATGCCAAACAGGAACACCTGGAAGTCATTGAGCTGACCCCCGAAGAGCGCAACCGCTTCCGGGAAGCCATGGTGCCGGTGTGGAACAAATACCGCAAAAAAATCGGGGATGATATCTTTGATTTTATGCTCGAACGCATTGAAGCCAATCATCAGTAA
- the dctP gene encoding TRAP transporter substrate-binding protein DctP, with protein MNAVKRVCLGLAIMLAIGFSMPGTAPAKTIKWKMASSWPKGTIVQWAADEFASTVNAMSGGRLEIKSYAAGVLVGALEVTDSVRMGTIDVAHCSPGYQMGKLPAAPLFAYIPFGMDAVPYMTWFYDNDGMELYKELYQSYDLGFVAPCGVLPTEDLAWSNKPIKTMDDFKGLKFRTSGYWGEVLSRAGASVMMLPAGEIYEALQRNILDAGEFSIPSMDKDLSFHETAKYLLVPGIHQLSTITDITINKRSWANLPDDLKEIVKVAAQSVTMRMLTHCINADIKALAFFKEKGVQIEYLSPEIQKELFKETDKLLDEKAANDPFFAKVLKSQRDFRAGYANYKKLMTPAYE; from the coding sequence ATGAACGCAGTGAAAAGAGTATGTTTAGGGTTGGCGATCATGCTGGCAATTGGTTTTTCCATGCCCGGCACGGCACCGGCCAAGACCATTAAGTGGAAAATGGCCTCATCCTGGCCCAAGGGAACCATTGTTCAGTGGGCTGCAGACGAATTTGCAAGCACCGTCAATGCCATGAGCGGCGGACGTCTTGAAATTAAAAGCTATGCCGCAGGCGTGCTTGTGGGCGCTCTGGAAGTGACCGACAGCGTGCGCATGGGTACCATTGATGTGGCCCATTGTTCGCCCGGTTACCAGATGGGCAAACTGCCGGCAGCCCCGCTTTTTGCATATATCCCATTCGGCATGGACGCTGTGCCCTACATGACCTGGTTTTATGACAACGACGGCATGGAATTATATAAAGAGCTTTATCAATCCTATGACCTTGGATTTGTGGCACCCTGCGGCGTTCTGCCCACCGAAGACCTTGCCTGGTCCAACAAGCCCATTAAAACCATGGATGACTTTAAAGGCCTGAAATTCAGAACCAGCGGCTACTGGGGAGAGGTCCTCTCCAGGGCGGGCGCCTCGGTGATGATGCTGCCGGCCGGTGAGATTTATGAAGCGCTCCAGCGAAATATCCTGGATGCCGGCGAGTTCAGCATTCCGTCCATGGACAAGGACCTTTCATTCCATGAAACGGCCAAATACCTTTTGGTGCCGGGGATTCACCAGCTTTCCACCATCACGGACATCACCATTAACAAACGCTCCTGGGCCAATCTGCCCGATGACCTCAAAGAGATCGTCAAAGTGGCCGCCCAGTCCGTGACCATGCGCATGCTCACCCACTGCATCAATGCGGACATCAAAGCTTTGGCGTTTTTCAAGGAAAAGGGTGTGCAGATTGAGTACCTAAGTCCTGAAATTCAAAAGGAACTGTTCAAAGAGACCGACAAGCTTCTTGATGAAAAAGCGGCAAATGATCCGTTCTTTGCCAAAGTGCTCAAGTCCCAGCGGGATTTCAGGGCAGGATATGCTAATTATAAGAAGCTGATGACCCCTGCCTACGAATAG